CTCCTCCCACCGCTGGTcacttccctcctgctgcccacagACCACCGACTGAGACCTGGTCCGGGCAGGCTCCTCCGTGCAGCCCGTTTCCATGGCAGCTGGTCGGTTCGGGTGCATCTAGCTGGAAACGATGACTTTGGTAGCAGAGTCCTCTTCTGGGCGCAGAGATCGAAGCACAACAGCTGACCTAGAgcaaagagaaaggggagagaggtgaGGAGATGGCAGCAGACGGTGCAACGCCAGAGGCACAGAGGTGTCACGAGGCAAAGAGCTTTGTTGCCAGCTGGAACTGGAGCCACAAAAGCCTCTGACAGCCACTCAGCTCCCTCCGCTCCTTAAAGCCAGGTACGAAAACAACATAATGCTTAAATATACCAGTTTGCAAGTGCAGGAAAACCACGTGTCTCCATTCAGTAGCATCCCAGttgcacagggacaggcaggtcTGACCCCTGAGCCACCTCACTCTAACCCCTTTGGCTTCCTGGCCTTTTTGCCACCGGGGCAACTGGGTTCAGTTACCAGCTGCCTTTCAGTGGGgaaacaggctgctccagcaagGAGAGGGACTGACACCCGCCAAACCCACTTCCAGCTCTCCCAGACCTAGCATCAGGTTTTGAGCATTTTGACAAAGATCCAGATCAGGATGCAGCCCTTACCCTAAACACGTATCCAGGAAGAAAGCTGtttactatactttttttttttccccaaggaaatttcagttgtttttaaaatcacctgCCCAGCAAGAAAGAATTGCGTTAAAAACATCCACCATGAACCACCCTGACCAGATTATCTCAGAAGCAGAAAGGTAGGTTTTAAATTTGATCCTAGACTGATGTCAGAAACAAAAGaactaaaataaagttttttgcAGAGGTGAGGTTGGAGAAAGTAAATGCAGTAAAAATTGTAACATGTTGCTAAGCTGTAAAGCCTGAGGCTTAGGTCTTACTAGTGTGAGGCTGGTGAAGCTTTCCGTAGTGTTTAGCCAGAGGTCCCAAACTAAAAATGATGGCCTCTAGCTCCTGCAACCCAACAGCAAACctgaaatctaaatttttttttttttttgattaagtGTGGGGAAGAATGCAGTGATGCTTTGCCTCTATAACTAATGATAACCCCTGGCGTTCACCTGGCAGGCAAACCCCCCTTTGCACCGACAAACTGGGCTTTTCCAGGTCAGCCCAAGAGCCTTTCTGGAGTCCTAGATGCCCCCAAAGACTCTCTGGAGCACTGCTGGGTTTTCTCTGGAGCCTTTCTGCAGGGATCAGGTTAGATAGGCCTGAAAGAAAATCATACACGTGCATCTGTAGACGCAGACTGCTTAAAAAGTAGAGGGGGGGTTTGAAATGAAACGGGAACAAGATTTCCAAAATtcaatttgaaaattatttcgcTCTGGCTCCGCATCAGCGCTGGCATCAAGAGACACAGCTGTTTATAGAtgccagaaaaataaagtcaCCGAGGGCAAACACCACTGccaataaaatatgaaaacagggttttaaaaaacaaaaaaagcccaacacaaTAAGGAAAGGCAGCGCTTCACCCACGCTCGGCTTCCCGGGGCGGCCAAGGGCAgacctggggatgctgggggaaGCGGCCGGTCCCGCCGCCGGCCCTCGGGATGGGAACGAGGAGGGCACGTCCAGAGGGGAGCTGCTGGCCCTGGAAGGGGACCCCATGGCCCGGGCCCCTCGCCCCGGCCAGAGGAAAGGCGGCAGAGGCCACGGCTCTTCCCCTCCTCGGTGCTCGCCTTTCGCTCAGCCGGGCTCGCCAAAGTTTGGCGAGCATCCACGAAACCGCGCGGCCACCTCAGCGCTACGGGAGGCGACCGGAGAGGGACGGGCCCAGCCCCGCGGCCGAACGCCTCGGGAGAGCCTCGCCCGACCGCCCGCCGCGCCGGCTGGCGGcaccgccggggccggggcccgcTCGCCAGCCGCAGGGCAGCCGCGCACcaccggcccccccgcccccgccccccggcaCTTACCGGCTGCGCGGGGCGGCTGCGGcccaaggggggggggggggggggggggagaagggcggggggcgcgggccgggccAGCCCAGGCCGCCGGCAACTGGCCGCCGGGGCAGCGGGTCCGCCCGGCGCGGCGAGGGGGGCGTGGTCTCCGTGACGGAAGGGGGCGTGGCCGAGGCGGGGGCTGTCCGGCGGAAGGGGGCGTGGTccccgcgggggggggcgcggccgcTGTGACGTCGCTCCAGGGTGTGGCGGGGGCGGGAGGCAGTGCGCGCTGCTGCCGCTgcgccccgcgggggggggggcgtggcaGCGCGCGTGACGTGCTGACacccgcgggggggcgggggggcagtgACGCGAGGCGCGTGGCGCCGTCGCGCCGCGGGTGTCTGGGACGTGCGCGCCGCCGCGTGACAGCGCGAGCGCGCGCGTGTGCCGGGGTAGCGCGTGTCACTGTTCCTGCGTGTCACCCACCGCCCCGGCTTGGGGAGCCCAGATCCCGAGGGCCCCACGGGTCCCCACGGCCACGCCCTCGGCCTGGGGAAACCCACACCAGCCGCGTGGAAACGGAGCCCCTGCAAGACCAAAATTAAAGGGAACACCTTAAAAAACGGGGGAAACGACAGAGGAGCAGCTGGCTGGAGCCACTTCTTTAGGATCATTCCTCCCAAAATGTGGTTGTTTTGATCCCTTCCCGGGCAGGGTGGCCCCATCCCCATCACCGCCACTCTGAGGCAGGGGGCGACAGGTCAGAGGGATTATTTTGGGTGATGGCAGCCCAAATCAGAGCACAAACCAACCTCAGATCCTTTGGAGGAAGACCTTGTGCTGCTCTAGCAGACTAGATACCGTCTGCATTTGTCATCACTTTATAAAGGCCCCATAAAATTAAGCTTCCCAGCATGCTGGAGCATTTCCAGCTGAAATCATCGGGTTTCTAGCAGCAGCTTAGTGCCCCTACACAGTTATACCCAGCACTCCCCAGCAGAAGACAGCTACAGAGCTGCTGCCATGGAGGTCAAGGGCATCCACCCTCCTGCTGCCCTGATTCCTTGTGCCTTTAATCCACCTCCCCCCAGAGAAGAGGCTGCTTTGAGGGGGGCTAGAGAAGAGCAAGACCCGTTAGATCCACCAGCCCCTTTTCCCAGCCCCTGCACCATTCCTCACAGAGTGATTCCCAACGCTTTGTCCCGGCTAATTCAAAGCCCTAATGCTCCCCTCGGGAGATGCCCCACAGCCTAATTAATAGACGCTGATTAATAGATTCTACAACATTTGAAACAAGCCTATAAATAATGCAAAAACACTCCTGTGTTTTGCAAAGGGCAATCCTAGAAGCTCCTGAAGGCCATGTGCCTCTGCCTCAACAGCACTTGTGTTTGAGATGCGATTCGGGTAGGGGGGGACTAAACCGTAGGGGATGTATTCTGCTGCATCCCAAAAGCGGTCCAGAGCGTCACTGGCAGGTGTGTGCTGAGCTGCCGAGGAGCAGCGTGGTTTATCCGATGGCTCCTCCAGCCACCACTGGTGGGGGTGATGTCTAAGGCTCATCCACGTTGTCCCCGTCGCTGGTCACGAGAGCTGGAGAGACCTGGCGAAGGCAGGAGCGGCTGGAGGGCGGCACTGCTCCAGGCTCAGTCCGAAATTCCccagctgcagcatttcccagcaTCCCTTCCAAACAATGCCAGCTGGGCTGCCAGGCTCTTCTGATTAAAGGATATTTCACCAAACAGGTCACAATAGTTTAATAAGAATAGTagcaacatttttaattaaaaaaccccaaacctggcAAATCACAAAAGAGCCCTCGGCCATAACATGAACTGCTTCTGAGGTAAGATGTCTAAagacagagctggggcagggagacAAGAGTCAGGGAGTGTGGAGACTCTGGATACTtaccccagcccctgcctgttCCATCACCTGGGAGCACCGGGCTTTGCACCAACGTGCCCTCAGGGTCAGGAGCACGCAAAGGAGGCACTTGGAAACCTCTCTGGGAAAGGGGGTTTGAAGGCAGCTGAGGCCACGCTGCGGGGAAAACCCACAGGTATGAAGCCTGGTTGTGCCTCCCTCCTTCTCACTCTTACCCAGGAGAGGAGGAGGTAAAAGCAGCCTttgctcctctccctctgccctccaCACATTTTCCCAGCTCCTTCTCCAACCAGTATCAATTAAAGGTGTAAAGTCCTTCAGTAAAGAAAGTTTAAAGCCAAACACAGCCAAATCAGATCCTGCTCTACCATCACGCCAATGTGAAGCAGGAGCTGAGGTCTCTGTtttctcccccccttcccttaCCACCTTTTTGCACGGGCGCTGCTTTTTGGAGAcataaacaaaaattactttgcaaCCACAAATCCACATCGGTTTCACCCTGAGCAGCTATCAGAGCGTCTTTTAATTTGGGTGCTCGACACATCTACGGGGAAGGTAGGGTGGGCTGTGCATCACGGCTGGTGTTGGAGGTAGTTTGCCAGGACCGCCGGGATCTCCAGCTCGCCGAGGGTGGGCGGGCGGCCAGCCTGTTTCAGGAGGCGTCTCATCGCCAGCCTGGACTGAGACATCAAGGACTTGGGATGAGCTGCgtaaggagagggaggaaaatgagaTGGTCACCTTCAAGACACACAACCCTGCTCCCCTCCAAACCGGGCATTATCCTAAGCCAAGGGACATCGATAGACCAAAATGAAATGTCTTTGCTAGGGCTGGTGACGCTGCATATTCAGCCACAAGCTTCATAGCATGTGCTTCACTGGAGCTGGGCATACAGAGATGAAATCTTCCACTGTCATACggaaataaatgcagtttttctggaCATAGTACAGGAGAGCCAAAGttgagcagcagaaaggagaggaaTGTCAAAAAGCAGCCTTTAACCCAACAGACTGATATTAAGTGGAAAAAACAGGCTGTGGAAATCCCTGTGTGCTCCAGACCAGCACTGACCATGCCAAGGATCCTCACTGAAAGCAGTTTAGCAAGTGTCTAGAAATATTCATGAAAAGCAGATGCTGTGGTGAGTCCAAGAGGGAAGATAACCATGTAAATGTACATGGTGGCTGCACCGCGTCACGCCCCAGATCCTAAACAAGGTAACTCACCTCCCGTCACAGCCAGCAGTAGAAATTGAGGATATTTGGTGGATATTAATTGGAATCAAGCCCTCCTGTGACAGTCTCCTCCAAGTCCCAGCAATTTGTTTCAGGAATTTCCTGTGGTAGCCTATATATCTAAGCCATCAGATTTAACCACTGGTGGTGGACCTATTCTCCATAAACTTGTGATGTCCTTCTCCTGCTGTGTTCAGTATTGGAGACTTGGGGTTTTTGGCTTGAACACAGCAATtgttgggggagagggaggaataagagttCAGAGTAAAACAGTGGTAATACTCAGAAGTTTAAGACTAGAGAGACCCATGCAGTAAAGTGATGCTGCAAAGGGAGTTGAACCTTGtaggaaagcctgggtaaggctATTGGAAAGCAGAGGTAAAGGGGAGGGGAATCTGAAGCCACTTGCACCCAAATGAGCAAAATTAATGCTCATTTCCAGCCCCGGGGCCACACACAGAGATTACCTCTCGCCTGCAGCAGCAGATCCAGGCCCTCACTGTGGGGTGCCATCTCATATACTGTGTCATTGGGCAAGTACACGTTGGCTCCAAAGTCAATGAGCAGCTTGATGAAATTGCTCCTGCAGCCGTGCCTCAGGCAGGTTTCCAGCAGAGTCTTGGGCTCCTTGATCTGGGCAATCACCCTCTCCTCAGTGCAGTTATAGTCAGGATCGGCACCGTAAAGCAACAGCATCTTAAAGCACTCCAGGTGCCCATACACGGCAGCGAGGTAGAGGGGACCGGAACAAGCCACCGAGTTAGCAGCCCACTCGGGCAGCCTTGCTTGAACGTTGGTTTCTGCGCCGTGGTCCAGGAGCTGCCGCAGGATGTCCACATTCCCATCCCTCGCGGCGATGAGCAGTGGCGAGCAATTGTTGTAGATGCTGCCAACGGGGCTGGCCCCCGCATCCAGGAGGACCTTCACGCATTCCCGGTGGCCATTGCTGACTGCCATGAAGAGAGGGGTTTGAGCCTTCACATCCAGGCTGTCTACCTCCGCCCCATGGGCCAAGAGGACCTTCACACTCCTGAGACAGCCCCAGGTGGCAGCCAGGCGCAGGGGGGTGCTGGGTACACCCCAGCCACTCCTGCGGTTGATGAACCTCTTGTACTTGTCTTGGGATAAGAGGTTATCTAGGGTTTCATAATCATCCTCAGATACTGCTCGGTTCAGCTCCTCGCTTTCTCCATTgtcttcttcatcttctctagGCTGGAGCATGGAGAACATTTTAGTGATATCCATTAGGCTCATTGTTTTTGGTCTGTCTCCCGTGTACCACTTTCATCATAAAACGTAAAGCCAAAGACCTACGGGACAACAAAACCAGCACCACCACTGGGTTAGAACCAGCCTCCTGACACCAACAccatcttttattattatttttatacacaATTTAAGGAAgattctcaaaaaaaaccccaacattggATTATGATGCTGCCAACATGCTTATCACCCTGCCACCACAGGTGAGGAAATCCACACTGGTGAAGGGCTAAGGCAAGGATGGAGGTCACCGCTGTAGCATGTACGTGGGTCACCTCCACTTAAAATGTTGTGATCAAGAACCTGCTGAGATAATTGAATCTGGTGTTGGAGTTCAAACGCTGCTCACTGGAGTTCAAATGGAGCTCACAggcttttactttattttttgaaattatttaatgcTGTACTGCTAGACCCTGAGGCAGTAAAAGGTATGAGACTACTCATGGGATACTCAGACCTTGAGCTCAGTAAGGCTCTTGAGTGGCCACTGGCTCTTGCAAGGACTCTACACCCCACTGGTGGATGAAGCCACCCATTTTCCTAAAACCCTCAGAAGTCACCCCATCCAGCTGTTCTTTGGGGAAGCCACTGCGTGAAGAGCACATTGGAAAAGAGCAGGAATCAGCTCTGCTTTGTATCAGCCAAGGCTTCTGCTGGACGCCTGACCAGCAACTGCACTTCCAAGTATGTTGGTACCCACAGAAAACTCAGGTGTTTTAATTTACAAGCCAGCAGCATTGCAAGGTTTTTATACCCTGCCACTGTTTTTAAAGGGATTGGATTTCAAAATAGGAGATGAAGTGAATGGGGAGGTGGCTGGTTTGATTAAGGACTCTCAGCATCACCCTTCCTGAAACAATGTTGATATTTGAATTCAGCaaaccctctcccctctcctgcctACTCAAGCCCGAGGAGCGCGGCTGCAAGAAGGGTCTTGGCTTTTTATAGCGGGTAGCACAGGGTGGTGGCAGGAAGGCAAGGGGATGCTGAACTGAtcacagcagagccagggctgaaCCCCGACACGTTTACCAGGCATTTAGTGCAGGGTCTGCCTCGCCATGGCCGAGCGACAGCGTCGGGGAGGAATGCGATGCAGGTTGGCACCTGAGCAGCTGGGAAACGCCACCCGCCGGGAAGGGCAGAGGAATTTCTCGCCATGTCGCAACCCCATCGCATCTCAGATTTCCTTGGGGAGAGGTAGCAGTGGCAGAGCTCCATCTCCCCAAGCAGCTCCTCCCTGGGAGGAGGCAAGGAGCTGTGCTGAGCAATTAGCCTCTTTCTGCAAAGAAGCTGGGCAGTAATGAGGCAGTCACAGGAGGCTCGTCCCACATCTGCCTGCGGTGGCAAGACGTGCAAGCTCGGAGGAAGCCCCCGTGCAAAGCCACCTTCGCATCTTGGTTAAGTAGAGCAAGGTTGATGGCAGTGAGCGACAGCAAAGCTCTGCTGTGCTTCCACCTGTTTACATTAACGCGGatgatttaaatagaaatatgtgAAATAATAACATTACTGTTCTTCATTAGACATGCTGATAAGCTCTAGACCTTTGGAAACACCCCTCGCCCCCCCACCCATAGCTAATGGGGTAGGGGGTTTATTGCAGATTTGATTCAAAAAGAAGGCCCAGTTATATTCCTAAGGGAAATGGtctggaaaagtaaaaaaaacaactgtAGCATTTCCTGAACACACAAATAAGCCTCTCCAAAGGGACCTTAATTTGACAGCGTAAGTGTTCGTGTGGGGAGCTCACAAATGTTCCTCAAGCAGAAGAGTCCAAAACAGAGTGGTCACCTTTTGAGCTGAAGGAAGCTGTCCCTGCCTCtgcaggccccccccccccccccgaaaaaagAGGTTATGACTGGAGCTAAAGGTGACAGAATACACTCACACTTTTACAGCTGGTTACCAAGTTACCTTCAAGTGATGCTGCCTTACCTTTGAGAGGTAGGTGATGCTCATAGCCAGGGTGGGCGAGGCAGCAGTGATCCCATAGCAAGTTCTCCctcagtttaaacaaaaaaaaaaaataaaatagagagagAGAGGATCTTGCTGTGTTGGGGATGGACGTCCGCTCTGTGCAACCGGAACGACACAGGCTGTCAAGCTCACAGCTGAAATGCCACCGCGGGGAGAAGGGCCAGGGCGCGCTGGGGCTAATTTTAGCCCCTCAGGGGTTTTATCTTACCACTTCCATTCTTGGAAAGTTCCCCTGGGTAAATATAgagaggggcagggaggtggggggaggctgGGACAGGTGCTGGAGGCTGCTTGACCCGTTCGAGCAAACACAAAGCGTTTACTTCACCATTTCCCTGCATAAATCGCAGGGTACCAGGCGATTTTGAGGCCCCGGCCAGGAGAGcacagtccctgctgcagcaccagcctctaCATTATCCTGACTGCCTTTTCCACTTTCAGAGCAATACAAATGACCATTCGCAACATTCAGAATTGTTTATTAAACACAAGAAGGACAAAAGACCCTGAAGACAGTCCAGACTTCTCACCTGAGCGCTCCTTAGGCTTCCCTCCCAGCTACACCTGCCAGAACAAACCACTTCTTTGGCTTCATAAAATTAAGCAGCACACAGCAAGGCAGAAAACTTTACAGgggcaaacaaaaaaagcagggagCAGTGTTTGGGCTGTCTTATCAAAAGCTGTCAGCTGGTAAGTGTAATCGTATTTTATCCAGTTCCCTTTAAACCTTTTCCAAACTTTTCAGCAGTGGAGCAGGAACAGTCTGACAGTTTGAGGCAGCATTATCAGTGGTACTAGATAACAAGAGGGGAACCAAATTATCCAACAGAAAAATCTCCACTGcagcaagaaataaaatcagGGGGCTCTGCAAAACATTCATGACATCCCTGCTGTCACCGCCGGACTCACAGTTTGTAGTCAGACTGTGAAAAGCATGGAGAGCAGGAAAACGTTCAATATTGACAGGTTTTAGACTTTTGGCTTCCTCAGTTTCACTTTCTCCAAATTCACTCACCAATAGATTGTTAATTCAAGAAGGTCAACTTCCCTCAAAGTCAACTCTATGAATGGAATTATCAAGTAGGAGAGATGTGGATAAACATCGGAGCAAGAGCGGGGAGTTCAGGGTTTATTAAGCATCAAGAAGCTGCAACCACAATGGGGATGCTGCAGTCAGAAAAGCCACGGCTGGCTGGAAACCCCTTcaacaagatgcagaaataaaagcagcaactAAAAAGACAGTGTATTACAAAGGGAAAAAGGGGGATACAGACAACAAAATGAATACGTGttagaaaatatgaaatgtaGGAAACTGTAAGGGAACTTGGAGATGAAAGGAAAATCCTTGAATGGAAAATTTCATTATAAACTGCATATTCTTTTGTTGGTGGTGTGCTGCTTTTTAGTTGTTAACCAAGAACAGAAATCTTAGAAACAAGACCAGCTCTTTGGTAAGGAACAAAGATTAAACGGAATACTAATGAAGCAAAAAGTATAAAGTACTTGCTGATAAATTCACCCTCAACTGGAAGAATGCAAACTGGCATACTCATTGTGCTCCCTTAACAGTCAAAGAAACATCTTAAATAGCATCCTGCACAAATATTTAAATCAGCAGATTCAGATAAACCCCTGTTTTGGATAAGCTTCCCAACACTTTGAACACCAGGGAAGGCTGAGGAGTCAGGAGAAGCCTTCACCTTCTGCCTAAGCTCCAAGCACAG
The window above is part of the Strix aluco isolate bStrAlu1 chromosome 10, bStrAlu1.hap1, whole genome shotgun sequence genome. Proteins encoded here:
- the ASB12 gene encoding LOW QUALITY PROTEIN: ankyrin repeat and SOCS box protein 12 (The sequence of the model RefSeq protein was modified relative to this genomic sequence to represent the inferred CDS: deleted 1 base in 1 codon); this encodes MMKVVHGRQTKNMSLMDITKMFSMLQPREDEEDNGESEELNRAVSEDDYETLDNLLSQDKYKRFINRRSGWGVPSTPLRLAATWGCLRSVKVLLAHGAEVDSLDVKAQTPLFMAVSNGHRECVKVLLDAGASPVGSIYNNCSPLLIAARDGNVDILRQLLDHGAETNVQARLPEWAANSVACSGPLYLAAVYGHLECFKMLLLYGADPDYNCTEERVIAQIKEPKTLLETCLRHGCRSNFIKLLIDFGANVYLPNDTVYEMAPHSEGLDLLLQARAHPKSLMSQSRLAMRRLLKQAGRPPTLGELEIPAVLANYLQHQP